Genomic window (Musa acuminata AAA Group cultivar baxijiao chromosome BXJ1-9, Cavendish_Baxijiao_AAA, whole genome shotgun sequence):
AGAGAAACGAGctcaaccctagcaacaatcgctTAATTAGCTCATTCTCGGATGTTGCCCTTCGCCTACCATTACTTAAGTACCTCGACCTTCAATTCAATGACTTTGGAGGAATGCTCTTCGATAAGGAGCTCGACATCATATTCTTGAACGACAACTATTTCAACTCTCAATGTCTTACAACTTTGGCAACTCCAAAACCTTCATTGTTGTCATCACCAACAATAAAATCTATGATTGCCTTCCAAGCAACATTGGCAAGATAGCGACCACTCTCAACGAGCTCGTTCTAATGAACAAGCTTTCGAGATTTAATTAAAACTTTCTCCTCCTAATAGGTCATTCAGGAGGATAACGAAGTCGGAAAAAGATAGTGAAGCTTTCacagaaaatatatttaaattaatatttttagactatgagaataataactataaaattatctttttattcctTTTATAGTATCATTTTCTACACATGAAAACATATGCGATATCTTGTAGCAGAAGAGTTGACAAGTTGACAGCATGAAGAGAAACAAGAGAAacaagattaaatgtttcacttgggTAAGTATAAGGATcccaatataaatatttaaaatataaagactATAATACTAAGCATagctaactatatatatatatatatatatatatatatatatatatatagaaattttTACTATTAGTTTTCATTAGATACCCAAATATGCATTTGATCCCAATTGAACTCAAGAGAAGAAGTCAGAaatcttcatcatcaaaatcaaaactCCTATCTACAAGTTCTTCTCAGATATCAACCCAGCAGAGGTGAAGTTTAACACCCTCTCCAATTTCCTCTGGTTAAGGACTTCGACTTCAACCAGGAACACAGAACTAACAGGGCGGTGATCGGAGAGGCTCTGCTCAGATCTCCAGTACGATAGCTGTTTGATTCCCTTCCCCAACCACACAATGCGATCGCACCTGAAAGATCATGCAAGACACGGTTGGCTTCCTTTGAAGCACACGAAGATACTGGAGtgtaccagagagagagagagagagagagagagataccacGCAGGGGACCTCCTTTTCTCCCCCTCTCTTGCATCCTCTCCAACATATCTGTTGGAATTACTCTCGTACTTGTAGGTGGGTGGAAAAGTAATCAACCCTTCCTTCCATCCATCGAATGTGTGGCCACTTCTCAGCTCGTTGCTCAGCTGCCACAATGATCGAAATGAGATCATTTCATCATCAGCATCGCAAGGAACATGCATCGGTACCTGATCAAACTTCATGAGCTCATCCCACCGTCGTGAAGCAACCAGACCTCTGATCTCAGCGTCCGGCATTGTCAGGCGATAGTTCAAGTCCCCCAACCAGAAGATTCGACTGTTTCATTCATGAGATCAAACCGGGGAATGCTATAAGCGGACCAAGAACAGCTCCATGGATATAATACTTACTCATGAGACGGAATCGTCTGTGGATGATCAGCATTCATGGCGGAAGCGAACCGCGTGCGCTGAAGGATGTCGTAAACGTCGGAGTTCCGCTTGTGCTGATCCCCCTCCTTGTGGCCGGACGTGAGGTGAGAGCAGACGAAGCACAGACGCGTTTGGAAGAGAGTCATGCTCACAGAAACCGATCCCTGCACCATTTCCATGGAAACAGCTGAGCACCGGATGTTTGCGCTACGATTCCGGAGAGGAGAAGGCACGACACCTTGTTGCCCATGTAGCCCATGAGTCCAACGCCCACCGGTGAGACCTTCAGGTTGTTCACGTGTCTGCGCAGCCTCCGGCACACCCAGACCGAGACGTAGATGCCCACCATCTGCTTGCTGACGACGCGAGAGTATCTGGAGCGCGGCCTTGATCTCTGTTCGTCCGCGTCAGCTTCGTCGCTCTTCGCTTCCTCTTCGGAGGACCTGTCGGAGATGTCGTTCACGGAATCGAGAACATCGGCTGCCACTTGCTGCTCTGACCACAGCATTCCGAGGTTCCCCGAGCTGTGGCACACTCTCTTCAGCCCTGCATTGATGGCCAGATTGCGAGGCTCCAACACCTGAGCCTCTTCCAGCCAATCCAATCCGATTCTGGCAGAACTGCTGAACACCCTTCTCAGTCTCTTGCCGGATGTCAGTACTTGATGTGGCGTATCTAGTGAATACTCAGGCCAGTCTAGCTTGATGCCACCATCACTGGCGTTGGTCTTCTTCCGGTTGAGCTTACCGTAGTCGTCGGTGCCAGTAGTCGGTAGAGATGCTGCCTCCTTGTTGTGTGTGTCAGCATCAGCAGGAGTTGAGGACATGGATGCAGCCGAGGGAGGAGCACTGTAGCTTTTGCAGAGTGCCTTGGGCTGCAAAGACTTGTTGAGTGTTCTCCTTATGATCTCCTCCCACTTCTGGATTGGCCTGTTGTCCTCAGCTCCGAGCACATTGCCGGCATTCAAGGGGACTACCTCTTGGAAGCTGCAAGAGGAGATCACTTGAGCAACTAGAAGATTGTTGAGTGACAGATACAGTTTTGATGATGAGCATCTACTTACCCAAGAACATACATATCAGCAGGTTCTTTGGTGTCAAGCCATTCATCAAGCTCAAGATCCTCCACTGGGAACCTTCCCGCGACGTTCCATGTGCCGACCATCACCCTATCGATCGAAAAAGGAGAACAAACACCGATCAATACTCCGAGTATTGTGATCCAGTTTTCTTGAGACTAATGGTGGACCAAAATTTCAAGAACTCGATGGAGTATCAGATCCAAACCTCTCATCTTTGTTAGTTATGTAGTTAAAACGCAGAGTTTCGGATT
Coding sequences:
- the LOC135594370 gene encoding type I inositol polyphosphate 5-phosphatase 2-like, whose amino-acid sequence is MRTRKGRRSESFWPSIVMRKWLNIKPKVHEFSEDEVDTESDDDVQDARISSMASFLEAAGSKDEYKPHASETETRIPLSRIRRRKSETLRFNYITNKDERVMVGTWNVAGRFPVEDLELDEWLDTKEPADMYVLGFQEVVPLNAGNVLGAEDNRPIQKWEEIIRRTLNKSLQPKALCKSYSAPPSAASMSSTPADADTHNKEAASLPTTGTDDYGKLNRKKTNASDGGIKLDWPEYSLDTPHQVLTSGKRLRRVFSSSARIGLDWLEEAQVLEPRNLAINAGLKRVCHSSGNLGMLWSEQQVAADVLDSVNDISDRSSEEEAKSDEADADEQRSRPRSRYSRVVSKQMVGIYVSVWVCRRLRRHVNNLKVSPVGVGLMGYMGNKGSVSVSMTLFQTRLCFVCSHLTSGHKEGDQHKRNSDVYDILQRTRFASAMNADHPQTIPSHDRIFWLGDLNYRLTMPDAEIRGLVASRRWDELMKFDQLSNELRSGHTFDGWKEGLITFPPTYKYESNSNRYVGEDAREGEKRRSPAWCDRIVWLGKGIKQLSYWRSEQSLSDHRPVSSVFLVEVEVLNQRKLERVLNFTSAGLISEKNL